The sequence GTCGTCGTTTCGGTTTCGCAGCTCTCGTCGTCGTCGGCGACCAGAAGGGCCGCGTCGGCTTCGGTCACGGCAAGGCGCGCGAAGTGCCGGAAGCCATCCGCAAGGCGACGGAAGCCGCCAAGCGTGACCTGATCTTCGTCCCGCTGCGCGGTGGCCGTACATTGCATCACGACGTTCACGGCCGTCACGGCGCCGGCAAGGTGCTGCTGCGCTCGGCGAAGGCCGGTACCGGTATCATCGCCGGTGGTCCGATGCGCGCCGTGTTTGAAACGCTCGGCGTTCACGACGTCGTTGCCAAGTCGACCGGTTCGTCGAACCCCTACAACATGGTTCGCGCAACGTTCGACGCGCTGAAGAACCAGATGCACCCGAAGGACATCGCGGCACAGCGCGGCATGAAATACGCCACGCTCCAGTCTCGTCGCGTTGCCACCGGCGCTGCTTCCGAAGAATAAGGGAGCTGACAGATGGCTAAGAAAGAAGTTGGCAAGAAGACGGTTACGGTCGAGCAGATCGGTAGCCCCATTCGCCGCCCTGCCGTGCAGCGTCAGACGCTTATCGGCCTGGGCCTCAACAAGATGCACCGGGTTCGCACGCTGGAAGACACTCCGGCCGTTCGCGGCATGATCCGGGCCGTCCAGCACCTCGTTCGCGTCGTCGACGAGAAGTGAGGGGGATCCACAAATGAAACTGAATGAAATCAAGGACAACGAAGGCGCGACCAAGAACCGCAAGCGTCTCGGCCGCGGCATCGGCTCCGGCTCCGGCAAGACGGCCGGTCGCGGTGTGAAGGGTCAGAAGGCTCGCTCGGGCGTTGCCATCAACGGCTTCGAAGGCGGCCAGATGCCTATCTACCGTCGCCTGCCGAAGCGCGGTTTCAACAACATCTTCGCTTCGGAGTTTGTTGTCGTGTCGCTCGGCCGCATCCAGGCTGCCGTCGACGCCAAGAAGCTCGATGCTTCGAAGACCGTCGATGCTGCCGCTCTCAAGGCTGCCGGCGTCATTCGTCGCGCCAAGGACGGCGTTCGCATCCTCGCTGACGGCGAGCTGAAGGCGAAGGTCTCGCTCGAGGTTGCCGGCGCTTCGAAGCCGGCGATCGAGAAGATCGAAAAGGCCGGCGGTTCGATCAAGCTGCTTGCAGCCGCCGCAGAATAATATGACTGATGAATCGCCCGGGGTGCTTCACGCCGGGCGGTTTTGCTCCCATATGTGAGCCTCACGTTCGGGGCGGCGAATCGCTCGCCGCGACGGACATAGCGGAAACCACGGTGAGGCATCCGATTGCAGCGACAATCGCCTCGCGTCAGGTTTTCAACGATGAAGACTTACTCTTTCCGGAACTGACCGGGTTTTCCCGCTGATTCCGAAATTTGGTACGCGGAGAATTGCATGGCTTCTGCAGCGGAACAGCTTGCTTCGAACCTGAATTTTTCGACTTTCGCCAAGGCGGAAGATCTGAAGAAACGTCTGTGGTTCACGCTCGGTGCCCTTCTGGTTTACCGTCTTGGCACCTACATCCCGCTGCCCGGGCTCAATCCGGAAGCGTTCGCGCAGGCCTTCCAGGGACAGAGCGGCGGTATTCTCGGCCTCTTCAATATGTTCTCCGGCGGTGCAGTGGAGCGCATGGCGA is a genomic window of Sinorhizobium numidicum containing:
- the rpsE gene encoding 30S ribosomal protein S5, producing MAQERRGSREDRQSREERDSEFVDKLVAINRVAKVVKGGRRFGFAALVVVGDQKGRVGFGHGKAREVPEAIRKATEAAKRDLIFVPLRGGRTLHHDVHGRHGAGKVLLRSAKAGTGIIAGGPMRAVFETLGVHDVVAKSTGSSNPYNMVRATFDALKNQMHPKDIAAQRGMKYATLQSRRVATGAASEE
- the rpmD gene encoding 50S ribosomal protein L30, with translation MAKKEVGKKTVTVEQIGSPIRRPAVQRQTLIGLGLNKMHRVRTLEDTPAVRGMIRAVQHLVRVVDEK
- the rplO gene encoding 50S ribosomal protein L15; translation: MKLNEIKDNEGATKNRKRLGRGIGSGSGKTAGRGVKGQKARSGVAINGFEGGQMPIYRRLPKRGFNNIFASEFVVVSLGRIQAAVDAKKLDASKTVDAAALKAAGVIRRAKDGVRILADGELKAKVSLEVAGASKPAIEKIEKAGGSIKLLAAAAE